The following proteins come from a genomic window of Falco cherrug isolate bFalChe1 chromosome Z, bFalChe1.pri, whole genome shotgun sequence:
- the UGCG gene encoding ceramide glucosyltransferase — protein sequence MAVLALALEGLAIFGLVLFVVLWLMHFMSIIYTRLHLNKKATDKQPYSKLPGVSLLKPLKGVDPNLINNLETFFELDYPKYEVLLCVQDHDDPAIDVCKKLLGKYPNVDARLFIGGKKVGINPKINNLMPGYEVAKYDLIWICDSGIRVTPDTLTDMANQMTEKVGLVHGLPYVADRQGFAATLEQVYFGTSHPRSYISANLTGFKCVTGMSCLMRKDVLDQAGGLIAFAQYIAEDYFMAKAIADRGWKFAMATQVAMQNSGSYSISQFQSRMIRWAKLRINMLPATIICEPISECFVASLVIGWAAHHVFRWDIMVFFMCHCLAWFIFDYIQLKGVQGGALCFSKLDYAVAWFIRESMTIYIFLSALWDPTISWRTGRYRLRCGGTAEEILDV from the exons ACGCCTCCACCTCAATAAGAAAGCCACAGACAAACAGCCATATAGCAAGCTGCCGGGTGTTTCACTTCTAAAGCCATTAAAAGGTGTGGATCCTAACCTGATCAACAACTTAGAAACCTTCTTTGAACTGGATTATCCAAAA TATGAAGTACTACTCTGTGTACAAGATCATGATGATCCAGCTATTGATGTGTGCAAAAAGCTCCTTGGCAAATACCCGAATGTTGATGCTAGACTGTTCATAG gTGGCAAAAAGGTTGGCATCAATCCCAAGATTAACAACTTAATGCCTGGCTATGAAGTTGCCAAATATGATCTCATATGGATTTGTGATAGTGGAATCAGAG TAACACCAGACACGCTGACAGATATGGCTAATCAAATGACTGAAAAAGTAGGCTTGGTCCATGGGCTTCCCTATGTTGCAGACAGACAGGGATTTGCTGCTACCCTTGAACAG GTCTATTTTGGAACTTCACATCCAAGGTCATATATTTCAGCCAACTTAACTGGCTTTAAGTGTGTAACAGGAATGTCATGCTTGATGAGGAAGGATGTCTTGGACCAAGCTGGAGGACTGATAGCTTTTGCACAATATATTGCTGAGGATTACTTTATGGCCAAAGCTATAGCTGACCG gGGCTGGAAATTTGCAATGGCCACACAAGTTGCAATGCAAAACTCTGGTTCATATTCTATTTCTCAGTTTCAGTCCAGAATGATCAG GTGGGCCAAACTGCGAATTAATATGTTGCCTGCCACAATAATTTGTGAGCCAATCTCGGAGTGCTTTGTTGCCAGTCTAGTTATTGGATGGGCAGCTCATCATGTGTTTAGGTGGGATATAATGGTATTTTTCATGTGTCACTGCTTGGCATGGTTTATATTTGACTACATTCAACTAAAAGGTGTTCAG GGTGGTGCtctgtgtttttcaaaacttgATTATGCAGTAGCTTGGTTCATCAGAGAATCCATGacaatttatattttcctaTCTGCTTTGTGGGACCCCACTATTAGCTGGAGGACAGGACGCTACAGACTACGTTGTGGAGGCACTGCAGAAGAAATTCTTGATGTATAG